Proteins encoded by one window of Nocardioides euryhalodurans:
- a CDS encoding acetyl/propionyl/methylcrotonyl-CoA carboxylase subunit alpha, translating into MSDTLPCVPETTPLKKVLIANRGEIAVRVIRACKDSGIGSVAVYAEPDREALFVRLADEAHSLGGATPADSYLDIAKIIAVAEKSGADSIHPGYGFLAENAEFAQAVLDAGLIWIGPPPSAIESLGDKVKARHIAEKVGAPLAPGTKDPLADADEAVAFAEENGLPIAIKAAFGGGGRGLKVAREMKEVADAFESAVREAVTAFGRGECFVEKFLDQPRHVETQCLADQHGNVVVVSTRDCSLQRRHQKLVEEAPAPFLTDDQVTRLYDSSKAILREAGYVGAGTCEFLVAKDGTISFLEVNTRLQVEHCVSEEVTGIDLVREMFRIAAGEELGYDDPEVRGHSIEYRINAEDGGRNFMPAPGTLSAWSPPHGPGIRLDGGYENGETVPGSFDSLIAKLIVTGRDRTQALERSRRALDEFVVDGMPTVIPFHRAVVDDPAYVGASTPSGEGEFTVYTTWIETDFDNQLEPYSGDAAEAEEQAERQRVTVEVGGKRIEVVLPGGLGGLASSGGGGSKKPKRAGGKASGAAASGDAVTSPMQGTIVKIVVEEGQEVAEGDTVVVLEAMKMEQPLKAHKAGTVTGLQAEVGATVTSGAVICELKD; encoded by the coding sequence ATGAGCGATACGCTGCCCTGCGTGCCTGAGACGACTCCGCTGAAGAAGGTCCTCATCGCCAACCGCGGCGAGATCGCGGTCCGCGTCATCCGAGCCTGCAAGGACAGCGGCATCGGGAGCGTGGCGGTCTATGCCGAGCCCGACCGGGAGGCGCTCTTCGTACGCCTCGCCGACGAGGCGCACAGCCTCGGTGGGGCGACGCCGGCCGACTCCTACCTCGACATCGCGAAGATCATCGCCGTCGCGGAGAAGTCCGGGGCCGACTCGATCCACCCGGGCTACGGCTTCCTCGCCGAGAACGCCGAGTTCGCGCAGGCGGTCCTCGACGCCGGACTCATCTGGATCGGGCCGCCGCCGAGCGCGATCGAGAGCCTCGGCGACAAGGTGAAGGCGCGCCACATCGCCGAGAAGGTCGGCGCCCCGCTCGCCCCGGGCACCAAGGACCCGCTCGCGGACGCCGACGAGGCCGTCGCCTTCGCGGAGGAGAACGGGCTGCCGATCGCCATCAAGGCCGCCTTCGGCGGCGGTGGGCGCGGCCTCAAGGTCGCCCGGGAGATGAAGGAGGTCGCCGACGCCTTCGAGTCCGCGGTGCGCGAGGCGGTCACGGCGTTCGGCCGCGGCGAGTGCTTCGTGGAGAAGTTCCTCGACCAGCCGCGCCACGTCGAGACCCAGTGCCTGGCCGACCAGCACGGCAACGTCGTCGTCGTCTCGACCCGCGACTGCTCGCTGCAGCGTCGCCACCAGAAGCTCGTCGAGGAGGCTCCCGCGCCGTTCCTCACCGACGACCAGGTGACCCGCCTCTACGACTCGTCCAAGGCGATCCTGCGCGAGGCCGGCTACGTCGGTGCCGGCACCTGCGAGTTCCTGGTGGCCAAGGACGGCACCATCTCCTTCCTCGAGGTCAACACCCGGCTCCAGGTCGAGCACTGCGTCTCCGAGGAGGTCACGGGGATCGACCTGGTCCGCGAGATGTTCCGGATCGCCGCCGGCGAGGAGCTCGGCTACGACGACCCCGAGGTCCGCGGGCACTCGATCGAGTACCGCATCAACGCCGAGGACGGCGGCCGCAACTTCATGCCCGCCCCGGGCACCCTCTCCGCCTGGAGCCCGCCCCACGGCCCCGGCATCCGGCTCGACGGCGGCTACGAGAACGGCGAGACCGTCCCGGGCTCCTTCGACTCCCTCATCGCCAAGCTGATCGTCACCGGCCGCGACCGCACCCAGGCGCTGGAGCGCTCCCGTCGCGCGCTCGACGAGTTCGTCGTCGACGGCATGCCGACGGTGATCCCGTTCCACCGCGCGGTCGTCGACGACCCGGCGTACGTCGGCGCCTCGACTCCCTCGGGCGAGGGCGAGTTCACCGTCTACACCACCTGGATCGAGACCGACTTCGACAACCAGCTCGAGCCGTACAGCGGCGACGCGGCCGAGGCCGAGGAGCAGGCGGAGCGGCAGCGGGTGACCGTGGAGGTCGGGGGCAAGCGGATCGAGGTCGTGCTCCCGGGCGGCCTCGGCGGCCTGGCCTCGTCCGGTGGCGGCGGCTCGAAGAAGCCCAAGCGTGCCGGCGGCAAGGCGTCCGGCGCGGCCGCGTCCGGTGACGCCGTGACCAGCCCGATGCAGGGCACCATCGTCAAGATCGTCGTCGAGGAGGGCCAGGAGGTCGCCGAGGGCGACACGGTCGTGGTCCTGGAGGCGATGAAGATGGAGCAGCCGCTCAAGGCCCACAAGGCCGGCACCGTCACCGGCCTGCAGGCCGAGGTGGGTGCCACCGTCACCAGCGGTGCGGTGATCTGCGAGCTCAAGGACTGA
- a CDS encoding PH domain-containing protein codes for MATTQDEGPVLQEPSERVSPRARVMWAVTAFANSVFLLGVYLLVGYAWDFVPLNVWLALGLAAVLLAYTVVMPLFRYAVHRWEVTDTAVYTQTGWLTIERRIAPMSRIQTVDYEEGLLSRLFGLASVTVTTASAAGPLVITALDKARARELIEVLTRRADVVPGDAT; via the coding sequence ATGGCGACGACGCAGGACGAGGGGCCCGTTCTCCAGGAGCCCTCGGAGCGGGTGAGCCCGCGGGCGCGGGTGATGTGGGCCGTCACGGCCTTCGCCAACAGCGTCTTCCTGCTGGGCGTCTACCTGCTCGTCGGCTACGCCTGGGACTTCGTGCCGCTCAACGTGTGGCTGGCGCTCGGGCTGGCCGCCGTGCTGCTCGCCTACACGGTGGTGATGCCGCTGTTCCGCTACGCCGTGCACCGCTGGGAGGTCACCGACACCGCGGTCTACACGCAGACCGGCTGGCTGACCATCGAGCGCCGGATCGCGCCGATGTCGCGGATCCAGACGGTCGACTACGAAGAAGGTCTGCTCAGCCGGCTCTTCGGGCTGGCCTCGGTCACGGTGACCACGGCCTCTGCCGCCGGCCCGCTGGTGATCACCGCCCTGGACAAGGCGCGGGCGCGCGAGCTGATCGAGGTGCTGACCAGGCGGGCCGACGTGGTCCCCGGGGACGCCACGTGA